Proteins encoded in a region of the Candidatus Obscuribacter sp. genome:
- a CDS encoding efflux RND transporter periplasmic adaptor subunit has translation MPTQSDKLVVSGRIEAPETYITAATSSRVNQVHVKEGDHVRKGQLIVSLDSSIIKTKLKETGSAIQQAQRARAQAQQQVQAVQQNIAKAKKKSIFGKIFSTKKGRQAEEDRLRAQYMQAKMMEGQAQGGLAQAQSMRSEAGQKLSYFNIVSPIDGIVTIRSADPGEVVKAGQVLVTLADPSAVYMRGFIPEGSIAHVKLGDRAHIVLDNKTQKPIEATLSALDKEPSFTPQNVYLKEDRERQVFGCKLRIVNPDGSAKAGMPAEATFDLKAGRK, from the coding sequence ATGCCGACTCAATCTGACAAGCTCGTAGTCAGTGGTCGTATCGAAGCACCAGAAACCTATATAACCGCCGCTACTTCATCAAGAGTCAATCAAGTACACGTTAAAGAAGGCGACCATGTGCGCAAAGGTCAGCTGATTGTCTCACTTGACTCTAGTATTATTAAAACCAAACTAAAAGAAACAGGCTCTGCCATACAACAGGCACAAAGAGCCAGGGCCCAAGCCCAGCAACAGGTGCAGGCAGTACAGCAAAATATAGCTAAAGCCAAGAAAAAATCTATTTTTGGCAAGATTTTTAGTACAAAAAAAGGCAGACAGGCTGAAGAAGACCGTCTGCGCGCTCAATACATGCAAGCAAAAATGATGGAAGGGCAGGCACAGGGCGGTCTGGCACAGGCTCAGAGTATGCGCAGTGAGGCCGGTCAAAAACTATCGTACTTTAATATAGTCAGCCCCATTGACGGTATCGTCACCATCCGCAGTGCCGATCCTGGAGAAGTAGTTAAAGCCGGGCAGGTCCTCGTCACCTTAGCTGATCCCTCAGCTGTCTATATGAGAGGCTTTATCCCCGAAGGTAGTATCGCTCATGTCAAACTGGGAGACAGAGCTCATATAGTACTGGACAACAAAACCCAAAAACCAATCGAAGCAACTTTGTCTGCGCTAGACAAAGAGCCATCATTTACACCACAAAATGTCTACCTCAAAGAAGATAGAGAGCGTCAGGTCTTTGGCTGCAAACTGCGTATTGTCAATCCAGATGGCTCGGCAAAAGCCGGCATGCCAGCGGAGGCAACTTTTGACCTCAAGGCAGGCCGTAAATGA